From a single Solanum dulcamara chromosome 4, daSolDulc1.2, whole genome shotgun sequence genomic region:
- the LOC129884636 gene encoding WAT1-related protein At1g09380 has product MGSDLLPFLTMVVVQLGYAGMNIISKLAMDSGMNPFVHVAYRQIFATIAITPFAYFLERKTRPKLTPSVLFQIFLCSIFGVSMNQITYFVGLKNTTPTISCALSNLTPAVTFLLAIPFGLERVGLGSKAGQTKMLGTILCVGGAMLLSFYHGSIVQIDQPNIHWKYAQEMTQNKTTNNHGNFILGPFLLIVSAVSWGIWSILQAKLSMVYAAPYSSSALMCLMASFQCVIVGFCFDHNISDWSLSHSIRAVSAIYAGVVCTALAYCLMSWCIERKGPLYVSVFNPLLLVIVAILSWALLQEKIYIGTVVGSVLIVLGLYGVLWGKNNELKPIKFDEEIGDDKEKQKKDMEMQLQH; this is encoded by the exons atgggGAGTGACTTGTTGCCTTTCTTGACTATGGTGGTTGTGCAATTAGGGTATGCAGGAATGAATATTATTTCAAAGCTTGCTATGGATTCAGGCATGAACCCTTTTGTTCATGTTGCTTACAGACAAATATTTGCTACCATTGCAATTACACCATTTGCTTATTTCTTGGAAAG AAAAACAAGGCCAAAGTTAACTCCATCCGTCCTTTTCCAGATTTTCTTGTGCTCTATTTTTGG GGTTAGTATGAACCAAATAACATACTTTGTTGGCCTCAAGAATACTACTCCAACTATTTCATGTGCTTTGTCAAATCTAACCCCAGCTGTCACTTTTCTTCTAGCTATCCCTTTTGG GTTAGAAAGAGTGGGACTTGGGAGTAAAGCAGGACAAACAAAGATGTTAGGAACAATATTATGTGTAGGAGGTGCTATGTTATTGTCATTTTACCATGGATCTATTGTTCAAATTGATCAACCAAACATCCATTGGAAATATGCACAAGAAATGACACAAAACAAAACCACCAACAACCATGGGAATTTCATATTAGGCCCTTTTCTCCTCATAGTTAGTGCTGTTTCTTGGGGGATTTGGTCCATCCTTCAG GCAAAATTAAGCATGGTGTATGCAGCTCCTTATTCTAGCTCAGCATTGATGTGTCTAATGGCTAGTTTTCAATGTGTGATCGTTGGCTTTTGCTTTGATCATAATATATCTGATTGGTCTTTGAGCCACAGCATCAGAGCTGTCTCTGCTATTTACGCg GGAGTGGTGTGCACTGCATTAGCTTATTGCTTAATGTCATGGTGCATAGAAAGAAAAGGTCCTTTATATGTTTCTGTATTCAATCCACTATTGCTAGTAATTGTGGCTATTCTCAGCTGGGCTTTGCTTCAAGAGAAAATCTACATCGGAAC GGTTGTAGGGTCAGTTCTGATAGTATTGGGACTTTATGGAGTACTTTGGGGAAAAAATAACGAGTTGAAGCCAATcaaatttgatgaagaaattgGTGATGATAAAGAAAAACAGAAAAAGGACATGGAAATGCAGTTGCAGCATTAA
- the LOC129886058 gene encoding ADP-ribosylation factor 1-like — MGLSFGKLFSRLFAKKEMRILMVGLDAAGKTTILYKLKLGEIVTTIPTIGFNVETVEYKNISFTVWDVGGQDKIRPLWRHYFQNTQGLIFVVDSNDRDRVVEARDELHRMLNEDELRDAVLLVFANKQDLPNAMNAAEITDKLGLHSLRQRHWYIQSTCATSGEGLYEGLDWLSNNIANKG, encoded by the exons ATGGGTTTATCATTCGGAAAGCTTTTCAGTCGGCTGTTTGCCAAGAAGGAGATGCGTATTCTGATGGTTGGTCTTGATGCAGCTGGTAAAACCACCATATTGTACAAGCTCAAGCTGGGAGAGATTGTTACCACTATTCCTACCATTG GATTCAATGTGGAGACTGTTGAGTACAAGAACATTAGCTTCACTGTCTGGGATGTTGGGGGTCAGGACAAG ATCAGACCATTGTGGAGGCATTACTTCCAAAACACACAAGGACTTATCTTTGTGGTTGATAGTAATGATCGTGATCGTGTTGTTGAGGCTAGAGATGAACTGCATCGGATGTTGAATGAG GATGAACTGAGAGATGCTGTGCTGCTTGTGTTTGCTAACAAGCAAGATCTTCCAAATGCTATGAATGCTGCTGAGATTACTGACAAGCTTGGTTTGCACTCTCTCCGTCAACGTCACTG GTACATTCAGAGCACATGTGCTACATCTGGAGAAGGGTTGTATGAGGGGCTTGACTGGCTGTCAAACAACATTGCAAACAAG GGTTGA